One region of Streptococcus parasanguinis genomic DNA includes:
- a CDS encoding peptide ABC transporter substrate-binding protein — MKKGKVFAVAGVTLLAAGLLAACSSSNTSKASSGEDKNYGYVYTTDPTTLDYTVSSKSATQDLTTNIVDGLMENDKYGNLVPSLAEDWSVSKDGLTYTYKIRKGVKWYDADGEERGEVTAKDFVTGLKHAADKKSEELPLVQGSIKGLDDYVQGKTTDFSQVGVKAVDDYTLQYTLNKPETFWNSKTTNGILFPISTDFLKSKGDDFGQPNDVKSVLANGPFLLKSITSKSSVVFEKNDNYWDKKNVHVKEVKLTYYDGSDQDSLARGFSDGAYTAARLFPSSSNFATVEKKYKDNIYNTPAGSGVAILGFNIDRQSYKHTAKKSDAEKSSTKKAILNKDFRQAITFALNRENYSAQVNGKEFAKPAIRNTYVAPAFVQVDGKDFGNVVADKLTTYGDQWKGINLEDGQDGLYNKDKAKAQLEKAKAELQKDGVQFPIHIDVPVIQNATSIVTRMQSLKQTVEETLGKDNVVVDLQMMDQDEVLNITLNVPSAADADWDLQGMVGWNPDYQDPSTYLDTLQPSSEDQTKVYLGFAGGVDNPSAKAVGLDEFAKLLDDANNETQDVVKRYEKYAAAQAWLTDSAIVVPTMSSSGAATVISKVVPFSGASAQAGNKGSAYFKYVEVQDEPVTKKQYDEALKKWQKEKVESNKKAQQDLEKHVK; from the coding sequence ATGAAAAAAGGTAAAGTATTCGCAGTTGCCGGAGTAACACTCCTTGCAGCTGGATTGTTAGCTGCATGTTCTAGTTCAAATACTAGCAAAGCAAGCTCAGGCGAAGACAAAAACTATGGTTATGTCTACACTACTGACCCAACAACTTTGGACTATACTGTGTCTTCTAAATCTGCCACTCAAGATCTCACTACAAACATCGTAGACGGTTTGATGGAAAATGACAAGTATGGAAATCTTGTGCCATCACTTGCGGAAGATTGGTCTGTTTCAAAAGACGGTTTGACTTATACCTACAAGATTCGTAAGGGTGTTAAATGGTACGATGCAGATGGTGAAGAACGCGGTGAAGTGACTGCCAAAGACTTCGTGACTGGTTTGAAACACGCTGCTGATAAAAAATCAGAAGAACTTCCACTAGTTCAAGGCTCAATCAAAGGCTTGGATGATTATGTGCAAGGAAAAACTACAGACTTCAGCCAAGTTGGTGTCAAAGCGGTTGATGATTACACACTTCAATATACATTGAACAAACCTGAAACCTTCTGGAACTCTAAAACAACAAACGGAATCTTGTTTCCAATTAGCACAGATTTCTTGAAGAGTAAGGGAGATGATTTTGGTCAACCAAACGATGTGAAATCAGTCCTTGCAAACGGACCTTTCCTTCTTAAATCTATTACATCAAAATCATCTGTTGTATTTGAAAAGAATGACAACTACTGGGATAAGAAAAACGTTCACGTCAAGGAAGTAAAACTTACTTATTACGATGGATCAGACCAAGATTCATTGGCACGTGGTTTCTCTGATGGAGCTTATACAGCTGCTCGTCTTTTCCCATCAAGCTCAAACTTTGCAACAGTAGAGAAAAAATACAAGGACAATATCTATAACACACCAGCTGGTTCAGGTGTAGCAATCCTTGGTTTCAACATCGATCGTCAATCTTACAAACACACTGCAAAGAAATCAGATGCTGAAAAATCTTCTACTAAGAAAGCAATCTTGAACAAAGATTTCCGTCAAGCCATCACTTTTGCCTTGAACCGTGAAAACTACTCAGCACAAGTCAATGGTAAAGAATTTGCTAAACCAGCTATCCGTAATACATATGTTGCACCTGCATTCGTACAAGTAGACGGAAAAGACTTCGGAAATGTAGTTGCAGATAAGTTGACTACTTATGGAGACCAATGGAAGGGTATCAACCTTGAAGATGGTCAAGATGGTCTTTACAACAAAGATAAAGCGAAAGCACAACTTGAAAAAGCCAAAGCTGAACTTCAAAAAGACGGCGTTCAATTCCCAATTCATATTGACGTTCCTGTTATTCAAAATGCAACAAGTATAGTTACACGTATGCAATCATTGAAACAAACGGTAGAAGAAACTCTTGGTAAAGACAACGTAGTTGTTGACCTTCAAATGATGGACCAAGACGAAGTGTTGAACATCACATTGAATGTTCCATCAGCTGCAGATGCAGATTGGGATCTTCAAGGTATGGTCGGTTGGAACCCAGACTATCAAGATCCATCAACTTACCTTGATACGCTTCAACCATCTTCTGAAGACCAAACAAAAGTTTACCTTGGTTTTGCAGGTGGTGTAGATAACCCATCAGCTAAAGCTGTAGGTTTGGATGAGTTTGCAAAACTTCTTGACGATGCAAACAACGAAACACAAGATGTTGTGAAACGTTATGAAAAATATGCAGCAGCTCAAGCTTGGTTGACAGATAGCGCAATTGTAGTACCTACAATGTCATCATCAGGAGCAGCAACTGTTATCTCTAAAGTGGTACCATTCTCTGGTGCTTCAGCTCAAGCTGGTAACAAAGGATCAGCATACTTCAAATATGTAGAAGTTCAAGATGAACCTGTTACTAAGAAACAATACGATGAAGCTCTTAAGAAATGGCAAAAAGAAAAAGTTGAGTCAAACAAAAAAGCTCAACAAGATCTTGAAAAACACGTTAAATAA
- the sufD gene encoding Fe-S cluster assembly protein SufD: protein MSIENITLFSELHAEPSWLQDLRKKAFDKIDQLELPAIERVKFHRWNLGDGTITESEASANVPDFTALDSNLKLVQVGTQTVFEQVPQALADQGVLFTDFHTALEEIPQVVEDCFMSSVKYDDDKLAAYHTAYFNSGAVLYIPDNVEISEPIEGIFYQDSDSDVPFNKHILIIAGKNSKFSYLERLESKGNGSATATANVTVEVIARSGAQVKFAAIDRLGENVTAYISRRGKLGQDASIDWAIGVMNEGNVVADFDSDLVGNGSHADLKVVALSSGRQVQGIDTRVTNFGCNSIGNILQHGVILEKGTLTFNGIGHIIKGAKGADAQQESRVLMLSDQARSDANPILLIDENDVTAGHAASIGQVDPEDMYYLMSRGLDQHTAERLVVRGFLGSVIVEIPVKEVRDEMIATIEEKLSQR, encoded by the coding sequence ATGAGTATTGAAAATATTACCCTCTTTTCGGAACTGCATGCTGAGCCAAGCTGGCTGCAGGATTTACGAAAAAAAGCTTTTGACAAGATCGATCAGTTGGAATTGCCGGCCATTGAACGCGTCAAATTCCACCGCTGGAATCTTGGAGATGGGACGATCACAGAAAGCGAGGCTTCTGCCAATGTTCCTGATTTTACAGCCCTCGATTCAAACTTAAAATTGGTCCAAGTTGGAACTCAAACTGTATTTGAACAGGTGCCACAAGCCTTGGCAGACCAAGGAGTCCTTTTCACAGATTTCCATACTGCCCTAGAAGAAATTCCGCAGGTGGTAGAAGACTGCTTCATGTCTTCAGTCAAATACGACGATGATAAACTAGCAGCTTACCACACAGCTTATTTTAATAGTGGGGCTGTCCTTTATATTCCAGATAATGTTGAAATTTCAGAACCAATCGAAGGCATTTTCTACCAGGATAGCGACAGTGATGTACCTTTTAATAAGCACATTTTGATTATCGCAGGCAAAAACAGTAAGTTCAGCTATTTGGAACGCCTAGAATCAAAAGGTAATGGCTCAGCAACAGCAACTGCTAATGTGACGGTTGAGGTGATCGCCCGCTCAGGTGCCCAAGTGAAATTTGCGGCGATTGACCGCCTGGGTGAAAATGTCACAGCCTACATCAGTCGACGTGGAAAACTAGGTCAGGATGCCAGCATTGATTGGGCTATCGGTGTTATGAACGAAGGTAACGTGGTTGCAGATTTTGACAGTGACTTGGTTGGAAACGGAAGTCATGCAGATTTGAAAGTCGTTGCCTTATCAAGCGGTCGTCAGGTACAAGGAATTGACACCCGCGTGACCAACTTTGGTTGCAACTCGATCGGAAATATCTTGCAACACGGGGTTATTCTTGAAAAAGGAACCTTGACCTTCAACGGAATTGGTCATATTATCAAGGGGGCTAAAGGAGCAGATGCCCAGCAAGAAAGCCGTGTCTTGATGTTATCGGATCAAGCACGTTCAGATGCCAACCCAATCCTCTTGATTGATGAAAATGACGTCACAGCAGGCCATGCTGCATCGATCGGTCAAGTGGACCCAGAAGATATGTATTACCTCATGAGTCGTGGTCTGGATCAACACACAGCAGAACGCTTAGTGGTGCGTGGTTTCTTGGGATCTGTTATTGTTGAAATCCCAGTTAAAGAAGTACGTGATGAAATGATTGCTACCATCGAAGAAAAGTTATCTCAACGCTAA
- the sufB gene encoding Fe-S cluster assembly protein SufB, producing the protein MAEERVEPKPIDLGEYKFGFHDDVQPILSTGKGLNEAVIRELSAAKNEPEWMLEFRLKSFETFQKMPMQTWGADLSEIDFDDLIYYQKPSDKPARSWDEVPEKIKETFERIGIPEAERAYLAGASAQYESEVVYHNMKEEFEKLGIIFTDTDSALKEYPDLFKQYFAKLVPPTDNKLAALNSAVWSGGTFIYVPKGVKVDVPLQTYFRINNENTGQFERTLIIVDEGASVHYVEGCTAPTYSSNSLHAAIVEIFALDGAYMRYTTIQNWSDNVYNLVTKRAKAQKDATVEWIDGNLGAKTTMKYPSVYLDGEGARGTMLSIAFANAGQHQDTGAKMIHNAPHTSSSIVSKSIAKGGGKVDYRGQVTFNKNSKKSVSHIECDTIIMDDLSASDTIPFNEIHNSQVALEHEAKVSKISEEQLYYLMSRGLSESEATEMIVMGFVEPFTKELPMEYAVELNRLISYEMEGSVG; encoded by the coding sequence ATGGCTGAAGAAAGAGTCGAACCGAAACCAATTGATCTCGGTGAATATAAATTTGGATTTCACGATGACGTTCAACCCATTCTCTCTACCGGGAAGGGATTGAATGAAGCGGTTATTCGTGAATTGTCTGCAGCAAAAAATGAACCAGAATGGATGCTCGAATTCCGTTTGAAATCTTTTGAAACCTTCCAAAAGATGCCCATGCAAACCTGGGGAGCCGATCTATCAGAGATTGACTTTGATGATTTGATCTATTATCAAAAACCTTCGGATAAACCTGCCCGTTCATGGGACGAAGTTCCAGAGAAAATCAAGGAAACCTTTGAGCGTATTGGGATTCCTGAAGCAGAACGTGCTTACTTAGCAGGGGCTTCTGCTCAGTATGAATCAGAAGTGGTTTACCACAATATGAAAGAAGAGTTTGAAAAGTTGGGGATTATCTTTACCGATACGGATTCTGCCCTAAAAGAATATCCAGATCTTTTCAAACAGTATTTTGCGAAGTTGGTACCACCAACGGATAACAAATTGGCTGCCCTCAACTCAGCAGTCTGGTCTGGTGGAACCTTCATTTATGTGCCAAAAGGCGTAAAAGTAGACGTTCCCCTTCAAACTTACTTCCGTATCAACAATGAAAATACAGGTCAGTTTGAGCGTACCTTGATTATCGTGGATGAGGGAGCAAGTGTTCACTATGTAGAAGGCTGTACAGCACCGACCTATTCAAGCAATAGCCTCCATGCCGCGATTGTTGAGATCTTTGCCTTAGATGGTGCTTATATGCGTTACACGACCATCCAAAACTGGTCAGACAATGTCTACAACTTGGTCACCAAGCGGGCCAAAGCTCAAAAAGATGCCACAGTTGAGTGGATCGATGGGAACTTAGGAGCCAAGACAACCATGAAGTATCCATCTGTTTATCTGGATGGAGAAGGAGCGCGTGGGACCATGTTGTCCATTGCCTTTGCGAATGCAGGTCAACACCAAGATACAGGTGCCAAGATGATCCACAATGCCCCTCACACTAGCTCGTCTATCGTGTCGAAATCCATCGCGAAAGGTGGCGGAAAGGTAGACTACCGTGGACAAGTTACCTTTAACAAAAATTCCAAGAAATCAGTTTCTCACATTGAGTGTGACACCATTATCATGGATGATTTATCTGCATCAGATACCATTCCATTTAATGAAATCCACAACTCACAAGTTGCTTTGGAGCACGAAGCTAAGGTTTCAAAAATCTCAGAAGAACAACTGTATTATTTGATGAGTCGTGGTTTGTCTGAATCAGAAGCGACAGAAATGATTGTCATGGGATTTGTAGAGCCCTTTACAAAAGAACTTCCAATGGAATACGCCGTTGAGTTAAACCGACTCATTAGCTACGAAATGGAAGGATCTGTAGGATAA
- a CDS encoding cysteine desulfurase, with amino-acid sequence MLDKNTIAQDFPILDQLVHDEPLVYLDNAATTQKPKRVLEAVNHYYLQDNANVHRGVHTLAERATAAYEAAREKVRKFINASSTKEVLFTRGTTTGLNWVARYAEEVLKEGDEVLISIMEHHSNIIPWQQACKKTGAKLVYVYLKDGLLDMQDLKSKLSEKTKFVSITHASNVLGVVNPIKEIARLAHEVGAIMVVDGAQSTPHMAIDVQDLDADFFAFSGHKMAAPTGIGVLYGKEEILEQMSPIEFGGEMIDFVYEQSASWKELPWKFEAGTPNMAGAIGLGAAIDYLEELGMDQVEAHEQELIAYVFPKLQAIEGLTIYGSQDLAQRSGVISFNLGDLHPHDLATALDYEGVAVRAGHHCAQPLLQYLQVPATTRASFYIYNTKADCDKLIEALIKAKEFFNGTF; translated from the coding sequence ATGCTAGATAAAAATACGATTGCTCAAGATTTTCCCATTCTCGATCAACTAGTCCACGATGAGCCTTTGGTTTATCTAGATAATGCAGCGACGACGCAAAAACCTAAACGTGTTCTTGAAGCAGTTAATCACTATTATTTGCAAGATAACGCCAATGTCCACCGTGGAGTCCATACCTTGGCTGAACGAGCGACAGCTGCTTATGAGGCGGCGCGTGAGAAAGTCAGAAAATTTATCAACGCTTCATCAACCAAGGAGGTGCTCTTTACAAGAGGGACAACGACTGGACTCAACTGGGTAGCCCGCTATGCAGAAGAAGTCTTAAAGGAAGGGGATGAAGTCCTGATTTCCATCATGGAACATCACTCCAACATCATTCCTTGGCAGCAAGCCTGCAAGAAGACAGGAGCAAAACTGGTCTATGTCTATCTAAAAGATGGCTTACTGGATATGCAGGACTTAAAGAGCAAGCTTAGTGAGAAGACAAAATTTGTCTCCATCACCCATGCTTCGAATGTCTTAGGGGTGGTCAATCCGATCAAGGAAATTGCTCGATTAGCTCATGAAGTTGGAGCGATCATGGTCGTAGATGGGGCTCAATCAACCCCTCATATGGCCATTGATGTACAAGACTTAGATGCGGATTTCTTTGCTTTTTCTGGCCACAAGATGGCTGCACCAACAGGGATTGGTGTCCTCTATGGGAAGGAAGAAATCTTAGAGCAAATGTCTCCGATCGAGTTTGGGGGCGAGATGATTGACTTTGTTTACGAACAATCTGCATCTTGGAAGGAATTGCCTTGGAAATTTGAAGCTGGAACACCTAATATGGCGGGCGCAATTGGTCTTGGTGCAGCAATCGATTACTTAGAAGAGCTGGGTATGGACCAGGTAGAAGCGCATGAGCAAGAACTGATTGCCTATGTGTTTCCAAAATTACAGGCTATCGAAGGCTTGACTATCTATGGTTCCCAAGACTTAGCCCAACGTTCTGGCGTCATTTCTTTTAATCTAGGGGATCTCCATCCGCATGACTTAGCAACAGCACTAGATTATGAAGGGGTTGCCGTTCGTGCAGGTCACCACTGTGCACAACCGCTCCTTCAATACCTACAAGTCCCAGCGACAACGAGAGCAAGTTTTTATATCTACAACACCAAAGCGGACTGTGATAAATTAATTGAGGCATTGATCAAAGCAAAGGAGTTTTTCAATGGCACTTTCTAA
- a CDS encoding ABC transporter permease, with the protein MKKYVFMRILRSLVSIFLVTTLTYMIIYTLTPRNLIFKNDPNYNKVAKTKDSKINYENTVYDRMGYLEYMDSKSLQQKASKEDSSVTVDATNANEKIYKKYIEKLGHGWQLKRFPESKSFYAVREIPVFERVISFYANLIQFDHPGWVKDASNPNLKRYIRIENDPSIGWSVVGSGTKHKYLLYFNGQFPYVHQNFVTLNLGNSYPTYSNTPVLQVITQGQGTTKKSEVNFPTGKKTSSIDIYSRTYKSPSKADSQDISRFGKGDAYTATLSNYENPSMIASSSIIGLIGIAIAYLIAIPLGSYMALFKNSWFDSISTAALTFMMSLPTIALVYIVRLAGSFFGLPDSFPVLGAQDWRSYVLPSLILGLLSAPFIAVWIRRYMIDIHSQDFVRFARSKGLSEREISRKHIFKNAMVPLVSGIPGAIIGVISGATLTETVFAFPGMGKMLIDSIKASNNTMVIGLVFIFTSLGIFAAMLGDILMTVLDPRIKLTNTKGGK; encoded by the coding sequence ATGAAAAAATATGTTTTTATGCGTATTTTGCGTTCGTTAGTGTCGATCTTTCTCGTCACGACATTAACCTACATGATTATCTATACGCTAACACCGAGAAATCTCATCTTTAAGAATGACCCCAACTACAATAAAGTAGCGAAGACAAAAGATTCGAAGATCAACTACGAAAATACAGTCTATGATCGCATGGGTTATTTGGAATACATGGATTCAAAGAGCTTGCAACAAAAAGCAAGTAAAGAAGATTCTTCCGTAACGGTTGATGCGACAAATGCCAATGAAAAGATCTACAAAAAATATATTGAAAAATTAGGTCATGGTTGGCAGTTGAAACGTTTCCCAGAAAGTAAGTCTTTCTATGCGGTGCGTGAAATTCCGGTTTTTGAACGTGTTATTAGCTTCTATGCGAATTTGATTCAATTTGATCATCCAGGTTGGGTGAAAGATGCCTCGAATCCAAATCTTAAACGCTATATCCGTATTGAAAATGATCCATCTATTGGGTGGTCTGTAGTGGGTTCTGGTACGAAACACAAATACCTCTTGTACTTTAATGGTCAGTTCCCATATGTACACCAAAACTTTGTGACCTTAAACCTTGGAAATTCATATCCAACTTATTCAAATACCCCTGTTCTTCAAGTTATTACCCAAGGACAAGGAACGACTAAGAAGAGTGAAGTGAACTTCCCAACAGGTAAAAAGACATCTTCCATCGATATCTACTCACGTACCTACAAATCACCAAGTAAGGCAGACTCACAAGATATCAGTCGATTTGGTAAAGGGGATGCCTATACAGCAACGTTGAGCAACTATGAGAATCCATCCATGATTGCATCTTCTTCAATCATTGGTTTGATTGGTATTGCGATTGCCTACTTGATTGCGATCCCACTAGGATCTTATATGGCTCTTTTCAAGAACTCATGGTTTGATAGCATCTCTACTGCGGCCTTGACATTTATGATGTCTCTCCCAACCATTGCCCTTGTCTATATCGTGCGTCTAGCAGGTTCATTCTTTGGACTTCCAGACTCATTCCCAGTACTTGGAGCACAGGACTGGCGTTCATATGTATTGCCGTCTCTGATTCTTGGTTTATTGAGTGCGCCATTTATCGCCGTTTGGATTCGTCGTTATATGATCGATATTCACTCTCAGGATTTCGTCCGTTTTGCTCGTTCAAAAGGATTGTCAGAACGTGAGATCTCAAGAAAACACATCTTCAAAAATGCGATGGTTCCACTAGTTTCTGGAATTCCAGGGGCTATCATTGGAGTTATCTCAGGTGCGACGTTGACTGAAACAGTCTTCGCTTTCCCAGGTATGGGTAAAATGTTGATTGACTCTATTAAAGCATCAAACAACACCATGGTCATCGGACTTGTCTTCATCTTCACATCACTTGGTATCTTTGCTGCCATGTTAGGTGATATCTTGATGACAGTGCTTGATCCACGGATTAAATTAACGAATACGAAAGGAGGCAAATAA
- the sufU gene encoding Fe-S cluster assembly sulfur transfer protein SufU yields the protein MALSKLDSLYMAVVADHSKHPHHQGQIEDVDQIQLNNPTCGDVIQLSVKFDENDRVEDIAFVNSGCTISTASASMMTDAVMGKTKEEVEELAQVFSEMVQGQSDPRQEELGDAAFLSGVSKFPQRIKCATLSWNALKKAIERSK from the coding sequence ATGGCACTTTCTAAATTAGATTCGCTGTACATGGCGGTCGTAGCTGACCATTCAAAACACCCCCATCACCAAGGGCAGATTGAAGATGTTGATCAGATCCAACTCAACAATCCAACTTGTGGAGATGTGATCCAGTTAAGTGTGAAATTTGATGAGAATGACAGGGTGGAAGATATTGCCTTTGTTAATTCAGGCTGTACGATCTCAACAGCTTCAGCTAGTATGATGACAGATGCTGTAATGGGAAAAACAAAAGAGGAAGTTGAAGAATTGGCACAGGTCTTTTCAGAAATGGTCCAAGGCCAGTCAGATCCTCGGCAAGAGGAGTTGGGAGATGCAGCCTTCTTATCTGGAGTCTCAAAATTCCCACAACGGATTAAATGTGCAACCCTCTCCTGGAATGCTCTCAAAAAAGCGATCGAACGTAGCAAATAA
- the oppC gene encoding oligopeptide ABC transporter permease OppC: MATIDKNKFQFVKRDDFASEVIDAPAYSYWKSVFRQFLKKRTTIIMLAILIGILLMSFVYPMFSNFDYNDVSKVNDFSARLNPPSAKAFFGTDNNGKSLFDGVWFGARNSIIISFIATVINVVVGVIVGGIWGISKSIDRIMMEVYNVISNIPFMLIVIVLTYSMGSGFWNLILAMSLTGWIGIAYTIRVQIMRYRDLEYNLASRTLGTPTLKIVTKNILPQLVSVIVTQTSQLLPSFISYEAFLSFFGLGLPITVPSLGRLISDYSQNVTTNAYLFWIPLTVLILVSLSFFIVGQNLADASDPRTHR; this comes from the coding sequence ATGGCTACAATCGATAAAAATAAATTTCAGTTTGTAAAACGTGATGACTTTGCCTCTGAAGTAATCGATGCTCCAGCGTATTCATACTGGAAATCTGTATTCAGACAATTCTTGAAAAAAAGAACCACTATCATTATGCTTGCTATTTTGATTGGGATTCTCTTGATGAGTTTTGTCTACCCGATGTTTTCAAATTTTGATTACAACGACGTAAGTAAGGTAAATGACTTTTCAGCACGTTTGAATCCACCAAGTGCCAAAGCTTTCTTTGGTACAGATAATAACGGTAAATCCCTCTTTGATGGAGTTTGGTTTGGTGCTCGGAATTCAATTATCATTTCCTTCATCGCCACTGTTATTAACGTGGTTGTCGGAGTTATCGTTGGTGGAATTTGGGGGATCTCAAAATCCATCGACCGTATCATGATGGAAGTTTATAACGTTATTTCAAACATTCCGTTTATGTTGATCGTTATCGTCTTGACTTACTCAATGGGATCTGGTTTCTGGAACTTGATTCTTGCCATGTCCTTAACTGGATGGATCGGAATTGCCTATACCATTCGTGTCCAAATCATGCGTTACCGTGATTTGGAGTACAACCTTGCCAGCCGAACATTAGGAACACCAACTTTGAAAATTGTTACGAAAAATATTTTGCCTCAATTGGTATCTGTTATCGTGACACAAACATCACAGTTACTTCCAAGCTTTATTTCTTACGAAGCTTTCCTTTCCTTCTTCGGACTTGGTCTTCCAATCACAGTTCCAAGTTTGGGACGCTTGATTTCTGACTATTCTCAAAACGTAACTACAAATGCCTACCTATTCTGGATTCCGCTTACTGTTTTGATTTTAGTATCCTTGTCATTCTTTATCGTCGGACAAAACTTGGCCGATGCCAGCGACCCACGTACACATAGATAG
- a CDS encoding serine hydrolase: MKKFFLSFLTFILLLCSLPYQVVLADELELPAQSAIAVEADTGKILYEKDSEKKRDVGGLSTLLTTYLIFEAIHEKKLSLKDPIKLSEKALALNDIEGAGTLPMEANQYTVEQLLTALLVGNSSTAALALAEKVGGSEKSFVEKMKQKLSEWGIQSPHLINATGLNTQTISGDPDGKGDENQLSAYDIAVIAKHLLQDFPEVTKYTSKPTALFSNTQIENPNLMLEGMPNYRSGVDGLRVSNSTKGGITFAASTTQNGIHMITVVLGVEAVDGDPYARFVATSSLMNYVVRTFVSSIVVKEGDPYGKSKATIMDGKSETVLAVAKKDFYIVEKQGSQAEPKIQFKSDQESFRAPVKSGTNLGKIHYTDPDKIGRGYLEDQEPTVDMVAGRTIEKSFFLKVWWNEFVRYVNEKL; the protein is encoded by the coding sequence GTGAAAAAATTCTTTCTTTCTTTTTTAACCTTCATCCTGCTGTTATGCAGTTTACCTTATCAAGTCGTTCTGGCAGATGAGCTAGAACTTCCTGCTCAAAGTGCTATTGCTGTTGAAGCTGATACAGGTAAAATTTTATATGAAAAGGATTCAGAGAAAAAGCGAGATGTGGGGGGTCTATCTACACTCTTGACCACTTATCTGATTTTCGAAGCTATTCATGAAAAAAAACTTTCTCTAAAAGATCCTATCAAATTGTCTGAGAAAGCTCTGGCTTTAAATGATATCGAAGGTGCTGGTACTCTTCCTATGGAAGCGAACCAATATACGGTTGAACAGTTATTGACTGCTCTTTTAGTTGGAAATTCTAGTACTGCTGCCTTGGCCTTAGCTGAGAAAGTGGGGGGCTCCGAAAAAAGCTTCGTTGAAAAAATGAAGCAAAAACTTTCTGAATGGGGCATTCAATCTCCTCATTTAATTAATGCTACCGGATTAAATACTCAAACCATTAGCGGAGATCCTGACGGGAAAGGAGACGAAAATCAATTGAGTGCTTATGATATTGCTGTCATTGCCAAGCACTTACTCCAGGATTTTCCTGAAGTGACCAAATATACTTCAAAACCCACTGCTCTTTTTTCAAACACGCAGATTGAAAACCCCAACCTGATGCTAGAAGGCATGCCGAATTACCGTTCGGGAGTCGACGGCCTTCGGGTCAGCAACTCTACCAAAGGTGGTATCACATTTGCTGCTTCAACGACGCAAAATGGCATCCACATGATCACGGTTGTCCTAGGAGTGGAGGCAGTTGACGGTGATCCATATGCACGTTTTGTGGCTACTTCTTCTCTGATGAACTACGTGGTACGGACCTTTGTTTCTTCCATTGTCGTAAAAGAAGGAGATCCCTACGGAAAAAGTAAGGCAACTATCATGGATGGGAAGTCAGAGACTGTTTTAGCTGTTGCAAAAAAAGACTTCTATATCGTCGAAAAACAAGGTAGTCAAGCAGAACCAAAAATTCAATTCAAGAGTGACCAAGAATCATTCCGAGCACCTGTCAAATCAGGCACAAATCTTGGAAAAATACACTACACTGATCCAGATAAAATCGGACGTGGCTACTTAGAAGATCAAGAGCCAACGGTCGATATGGTAGCAGGAAGAACCATTGAGAAAAGCTTCTTCTTAAAGGTTTGGTGGAATGAATTCGTTCGTTATGTCAACGAAAAGCTATAA